One segment of Vicia villosa cultivar HV-30 ecotype Madison, WI unplaced genomic scaffold, Vvil1.0 ctg.000621F_1_1, whole genome shotgun sequence DNA contains the following:
- the LOC131629839 gene encoding uncharacterized protein LOC131629839 translates to MDDLNQKALEDKWFSNVLSKKRSAEARLHRKRQLQFKRAKKLNGLQKENKTHASSVISSLANSLNKKRPRVVTCRNINNIGTNLKKRFDNVVGECGSTSSKNSPLQTTEINELFEDDNEEDNMHDDSSESWSSDDSMVMDEDEEDMDNQIVMVNALPSGDFYDIGDPVFECPKCGANMWYLERKTKCRQTLNPKFTMCCGDGKVQIPLLREPPPVLQKLLFDQTNPESKLFQQQIRLFNMMFAFTSPGAKMDNRFNNGRGPPNYRIQGQSCHRIGSMLPLPGQNPRFAQLYIYDTEHEIQHRVNGFKTKDGIDVDIVKKLSSMLYQHNVHAQSFKMARDILSEGNVSDLKLRLISERRTDGRIYNQPTVSEVAALIVGDVDTAEKRDIIMHKQTGQLQRIDEYHTSYLGFQYPLLFPYGEDGYRPNIRHRNQDSNNRRNSESMIGVADNEDVPWEQATKRNRLTIREWFAFRIQARTNEAQTVIRSRRLFQQFLVDGYTMMESERLRWLRKNQSKLRVGKYNYLTDARTNGHTDGANTGKRVVLPSSYVGSRRYMDQLYFDGMAICSYVGFPDLFITFTCNPNWPELKRVLASNNLTPADRPDLITRIFKMKFDELLSDLTKKSIMGKVLAYMYTIEFQKRGLPHAHILIFLHPSSKYPTPADIDRIISAEISNKDTDGDLYNLVKSHMIHGPCGNTNRSSQCMKEGKCSKYFPKDFRADTVVDQDGYPVYRRRDNGHTVIRNGIEVDNRFVVPYNSKLLLNFRTHINMEWCNQSTSIKYLFKYINKGYDRITAAIVMNENGCPIESQDVDEIKQYIDCRYVSPSEASWRIYGFPIHGRKPAVERLHFHCEGQHSVYYTDISNVSNVLEKPSVTESMFTAWFEANQKYTEAQQLTYSNFVSKFVYVKKKREWKPRQKGYTIGRLIWVPPTTGELYFLRMMLTHVKGPRNYSELKIVNNVKYDTFRDACFAMGFIEDDREFIAAISEAFQWGSGHYLRLLFVHMLLSSSINRPRHVWSKTRHLLSDGILYSQQTIANNRGLRLSEQEIYNLTLIEIEKLLQRNRKSLSDFPGMPKPQGYVPEEFGNKLIYEERNYNPVEQIQEFNMLYQNLTDEQRDVFKQIMMVVSNQNGGVFFLYGYGGTGKTYMWRTLASYIRSKKQICLTVASSGIASLLLPGGRTAHSKFKIPIPTLESSTCDINKGSDRGDLLKLSKLIIWDEAPMCHKFCFEALDKTLKDIMGGSKASNKIFGGKQSATSTSSAELRHFSDWILTVGDGKISEPNDGYAEIDVPKDLLISDFDDPLEAIFENTYPNFDVNFNNVDFLQSRAILAGTIETVDQINQYILEFVPGQEKEYLSSDSVDTTDGDGNESFDVLTPEFLNALQASGVPNHKIKLKIGTPIMLLRNIDQAEGLCNGTRLIVTKLADHVIEAKIISGN, encoded by the exons ATGGATGATCTGAATCAAAAGGCTCTTGAAGATAAATGGTTTAGCAATGTGTTAAGCAAAAAAAGATCAGCAGAAGCAAGACTTCATCGTAAACGTCAGCTCCAATTCAAGAGAGCAAAGAAATTGAATGGACTGCAGAAGGAGAAT AAAACTCATGCTTCCTCAGTGATCAGTAGTCTTGCAAATTCGTTGAATAAAAAACGTCCAAGAGTCGTTACTTGCAGGAACATCAATAATATAGGGACGAATTTAAAGAAGAGATTTGATAACGTTGTTGGTGAATGTGGTTCTACATCTTCAAAAAACTCTCCATTACAGACTACTGAAATTAATGAactttttgaagatgacaacgaAGAGGATAATATGCATGATGATTCGTCAGAGA GTTGGAGTTCAGACGACAGCATGGTTATGGACGAAGATGAAGAAGATATGGACAATCAAATTGTAATGGTCAATGCACTACCATCAG GAGATTTTTACGACATTGGTGATCCAGTGTTTGAATGTCCAAAATGCGGTGCAAACATGTGGTATTTAGAAAGGAAGACCAAGTGCCGGCAAACATTAAATCCTAAGTTCACAATGTGTTGCGGGGATGGTAAAGTTCAAATTCCTCTATTGAGAGAACCTCCACCGGTGTTACAGAAACTGTTGTTTGACCAAACAAACCCTGAATCAAAACTATTTCAACAACAAATACGTCTTTTCAACATGATGTTTGCATTTACGTCTCCGGGTGCTAAAATGGACAACCGTTTTAACAATGGTAGAGGTCCTCCAAATTATCGAATTCAAGGACAATCATGTCATCGTATAGGTAGCATGTTACCATTGCCAGGACAAAATCCCCGATTTGCACAACTCTATATATATGATACTGAACATGAAATACAGCATAGAGTAAACGGATTCAA GACAAAAGACGGAATAGATGTTGACATAGTGAAAAAACTCTCTTCTATGTTATATCAACACAATGTTCATGCTCAAAGTTTTAAGATGGCAAGGGATATACTTTCCGAAGGCAATGTTTCTGACCTAAAGCTCCGTCTCATTTCCGAGCGACGCACCGATGGAAGAATTTATAATCAACCAACTGTTTCCGAAGTTGCTGCTCTAATTGTTGGTGATGTTGATACTGCTGAGAAGAGGGACATAATAATGCACAAACAGACTGGACAACTTCAAAGAATAGATGAATATCATACATCATATTTGGGATTTCAATATCCATTGCTTTTCCCTTATGGCGAAGATGGTTACAGGCCTAACATTAGACATCGCAATCAAGATTCCAACAATAGACGTAACTCAGAATCAATGATTGGAGTAGCCGACAACGAGGATGTTCCGTGGGAGCAAGCAACTAAAAGAAATAGACTCACAATTAGAGAGTGGTTCGCATTTCGTATTCAAGCCAGGACGAATGAGGCCCAAACAGTTATCAGATCAAGAAGGTTATTTCAACAGTTTTTGGTTGATGGTTATACAATGATGGAATCTGAGAGACTTCGATGGTTAAGAAAAAATCAATCTAAACTTCGAGTTGGAAAGTATAACTATCTAACAGATGCCAGAACCAATGGACATACCGATGGTGCAAACACAGGGAAAAGGGTTGTCCTTCCATCTTCGTATGTTGGTAGTCGCagatacatggatcaactttactTTGATGGAATGGCAATATGTAGTTATGTTGGATTTCCCGATCTATTCATAACGTTTACGTGTAATCCAAACTGGCCAGAATTGAAACGTGTACTTGCTTCTAATAATCTGACACCAGCAGATCGGCCGGACCTCATAACGAGAATATTTAAGATGAAATTCGATGAGTTACTGTCAGATTTGACTAAAAAAAGTATTATGGGCAAAGTTCTTGCGT ATATGTACACCATTGAGTTTCAAAAAAGAGGCCTGCCCCACGCTCATATTTTGATATTTCTACATCCATCCAGCAAATATCCAACACCTGCTGATATTGACCGTATCATATCTGCCGAAATTTCGAACAAGGACACCGACGGAGACTTATATAACTTGGTAAAAAGTCACATGATTCACGGACCATGCGGAAACACAAACCGGTCTTCGCAATGCATGAAGGAAGGTAAATGTTCCAAATACTTTCCTAAAGACTTTCGGGCTGATACAGTCGTCGATCAAGATGGTTATCCGGTTTACAGAAGAAGGGACAACGGTCACACTGTCATTAGGAATGGTATAGAGGTTGACAATAGATTTGTTGTTCCTTACAATTCAAAATTGTTGTTGAATTTTAGAACTCATATTAATATGGAATGGTGCAATCAAAGCACAtccataaaatatttgtttaaatacaTCAACAAAGGCTATGATCGAATAACCGCTGCAATTGTCATGAATGAAAATGGATGTCCTATCGAGAGTCAAGATGTTGATGAAATCAAGCAGTATATTGACTGTAGGTATGTTTCTCCAAGTGAAGCATCTTGGAGAATTTATGGTTTCCCCATTCATGGAAGGAAACCAGCTGTGGAAAGATTACACTTCCATTGCGAAGGTCAACATTCAGTCTACTATACTGACATCAGCAATGTTTCTAATGTTCTTGAGAAACCAAGTGTAACTGAATCGATGTTTACGGCATGGTTTGAAGCTAATCAGAAATACACCGAAGCTCAACAGTTAACTTATAGcaattttgtttcaaagtttGTATATGTCAAAAAGAAAAGAGAGTGGAAACCCAGGCAGAAGGGTTACACAATTGGCAGGTTAATTTGGGTTCCTCCAACTACAGGAGAATTGTACTTTCTCAGAATGATGCTAACACATGTGAAGGGCCCTCGAAATTATTCAGAACTGAAAATAGTTAATAACGTCAAGTACGATACATTCCGTGATGCATGTTTTGCAATGGGTTTTATCGAGGATGATCGCGAATTTATAGCTGCTATTTCAGAGGCATTTCAGTGGGGTTCTGGCCATTATTTAAGATTGCTTTTTGTCCACATGTTATTGTCAAGTAGCATTAACAGACCAAGGCATGTATGGAGCAAAACACGACATCTTCTATCCGATGGAATTCTTTACTCTCAGCAGACTATTGCCAACAACAGAG GTTTGAGGTTATCAGAACAAGAAATCTACAATCTGACATTGATTGAGATAGAAAAGCTACTACAACGAAATCGTAAAAGCCTAAGCGACTTTCCTGGGATGCCAAAACCACAAGGATATGTTCCCGAAGAATTTGGCAACAAGCTTATTTACGAAGAGCGGAACTACAATCCCGTTGAACAAATTCAAGAATTTAACATGCTGTATCAGAATCTCACAG ATGAACAAAGGGATGTATTCAAGCAAATCATGATGGTCGTGAGTAACCAGAATGGAGGCGTGTTCTTTCTTTATGGTTACGGCGGTACTGGCAAAACCTATATGTGGAGAACATTAGCTTCTTATATAAGATCAAAGAAACAAATATGTTTGACAGTTGCTTCTTCTGGAATTGCCTCACTATTACTTCCAGGTGGCCGAACGGCGCATTCTAAATTCAAAATTCCGATTCCCACGCTTGAATCTTCCACATGCGACATAAACAAAGGGAGCGATAGAGGTGATCTACTAAAACTATCAAAGTTGATAATCTGGGACGAGGCTCCAATGTGTCATAAATTTTGTTTTGAGGCATTGGATAAAACTCTGAAGGATATCATGGGTGGATCCAAagcatcaaataaaatatttggaGGTAAG CAGTCGGCAACATCCACCAGTTCTGCAGAGTTAAGACATTTCTCAGATTGGATTTTAACTGTTGGAGATGGGAAGATATCAGAACCAAATGATGGTTACGCCGAGATCGACGTTCCTAAAGATCTGTTGATTTCTGATTTTGATGATCCCCTTGAGGCAATATTTGAAAACACTTACCCAAATTTTGATGTTAATTTCAATAATGTGGATTTTCTACAGTCAAGGGCAATATTAGCTGGAACCATAGAGACTGTTGATCAAATCAATCAGTATATTTTAGAATTTGTTCCCG GTCAAGAGAAAGAGTATTTAAGCTCGGATTCAGTTGATACCACAGACGGTGACGGCAATGAATCTTTTGATGTTTTAACTCCTGAATTTTTGAATGCCTTGCAAGCTTCCGGTGTCCCCAATCATAAAATCAAATTGAAAATCGGTACTCCAATAATGCTTCTCAGGAATATTGATCAAGCAGAAGGTCTTTGCAATGGAACACGTCTCATTGTTACCAAATTGGCCGATCATGTTATCGAAGCAAAAATTATTTCtggaaattaa